One region of Metallosphaera sedula DSM 5348 genomic DNA includes:
- the rrp42 gene encoding exosome complex protein Rrp42: MSMTPTNENVIPLIKKESIIALLERGTRSDGRKFTDYRPLSITLGYAKKADGSALVKLGDTTVLAGVKVEEDEPYPDTPNQGNLVVNAELLPLAYETFEPGPPDENAIELSRVVDRSLRDSKAVDLSGLVIEPGKKVWTVWVDISVLDYGGNVLDACTIAAVAALYDAKLPKVVRENDNIIIQKEEKVTPLPIKYPVVTVSVAKIGKFLVVDPDLEEEGIMDAKISFSYIPSGNIVGIQKSGEGSFSQQEVEVAEGMASATSQKLLEELKSLIGIGKGES; encoded by the coding sequence ATGTCTATGACACCAACAAACGAGAATGTAATCCCACTAATAAAGAAGGAAAGCATAATTGCTCTACTGGAAAGAGGTACTAGAAGTGACGGAAGGAAATTCACAGATTACAGGCCTTTATCTATTACTTTGGGATATGCGAAGAAGGCTGATGGATCTGCCCTAGTGAAGCTGGGAGATACAACCGTTCTAGCAGGAGTCAAGGTAGAGGAAGACGAACCATATCCAGACACGCCCAATCAAGGAAACCTTGTGGTTAACGCTGAGCTACTTCCCTTAGCCTATGAAACCTTTGAGCCTGGCCCCCCTGATGAGAATGCTATAGAACTATCTAGGGTGGTAGATAGGAGCCTTAGGGATTCAAAGGCAGTTGATCTATCAGGGCTGGTCATAGAGCCCGGCAAGAAAGTGTGGACTGTATGGGTTGACATTTCAGTTTTGGATTACGGAGGAAACGTGTTGGACGCTTGCACCATTGCGGCCGTAGCTGCACTTTACGACGCTAAGTTACCCAAGGTAGTGAGAGAAAACGATAACATAATCATACAAAAAGAGGAGAAGGTCACTCCACTCCCAATTAAGTACCCTGTTGTTACCGTTTCCGTGGCAAAGATAGGAAAGTTTCTCGTGGTGGATCCAGACCTAGAAGAAGAGGGTATAATGGACGCTAAAATATCATTTTCCTACATACCCAGCGGCAATATCGTTGGTATACAGAAGTCAGGTGAAGGGAGTTTCAGCCAGCAAGAGGTGGAAGTGGCGGAGGGAATGGCATCTGCTACTAGTCAGAAGTTATTAGAAGAGCTTAAAAGTCTCATAGGAATTGGAAAAGGTGAGTCGTAA
- a CDS encoding 50S ribosomal protein L37ae: MPSKKSSRIAGRFGARYGSSLRKKWSEIMEKRYADHTCPVCKTTGKVYRIASGVWSCKKCGSKWAGQAYTPS, from the coding sequence ATGCCATCCAAGAAGAGCTCAAGGATAGCTGGTAGATTTGGTGCAAGATATGGTTCCTCTCTAAGGAAGAAGTGGAGCGAGATAATGGAGAAGAGGTACGCTGATCACACTTGTCCCGTCTGCAAGACCACAGGTAAGGTTTACAGGATTGCGTCTGGAGTTTGGAGTTGTAAGAAGTGTGGTAGCAAGTGGGCTGGTCAGGCCTATACACCGAGTTAG
- a CDS encoding aminopeptidase, with translation MSIDHGLAGDINEGRRIGRLREILEDVSDEIKVYRERILTWEVNHSLVTINGERVEHQALPYSPTSYIRGHVVENPEDCRKDTVLVNRGNSRFDVYYDIILAKRFGCEALLLTQVETVSISPPYLQSGASEPPLGLISIKGANPKKGNLVEINLETKARIVDAYAIHAIKNGRERSKKLLLVSNHDTWLSKSKSWVVSAKIFRELNDPSNQWEYLCISGMESGAPGFSSLYWGYMARQLSKKFTDRDLAIEVRDNLALELSPGMRYQDMKGDLISPMSASFELLRNGIPSVTLGIGDTSTDQTDVIKTLKALSSNFKFSLEDLINDLLDEYSLLPPEVKSLLTNLSGKPREAKYLVRYLGRYMGLPGRIEYALFHKLVAVRKSFKHRFMFAEDNPALGIEVTRNGFLASYRSGLDREITNSYIYRLHEDLQELL, from the coding sequence ATGAGCATTGATCATGGGTTAGCAGGCGATATAAACGAGGGAAGAAGGATAGGGAGACTAAGAGAAATCTTAGAAGACGTCAGCGATGAAATTAAGGTCTACAGGGAGAGGATATTAACGTGGGAGGTTAACCATTCTCTGGTAACCATAAACGGTGAAAGGGTAGAACATCAGGCACTACCATACTCGCCTACCTCGTATATCAGAGGACACGTAGTGGAGAATCCTGAAGACTGTAGGAAAGACACAGTACTTGTAAATAGGGGTAACTCGAGGTTCGATGTTTATTACGACATTATTCTGGCCAAGAGGTTTGGTTGTGAAGCCTTACTATTAACACAAGTCGAGACTGTCTCGATTTCGCCTCCTTACCTACAGTCTGGAGCCTCGGAACCCCCACTGGGTCTGATATCGATAAAAGGTGCAAATCCTAAGAAAGGGAATCTGGTGGAGATAAATCTCGAAACCAAGGCAAGGATCGTAGACGCTTACGCTATCCATGCGATAAAAAATGGAAGAGAAAGGTCCAAAAAACTCCTTCTGGTCTCCAATCACGATACATGGCTTAGCAAAAGTAAAAGCTGGGTAGTGTCAGCGAAAATTTTCCGAGAGCTAAATGACCCTAGTAACCAATGGGAATACCTTTGTATATCTGGAATGGAGTCTGGAGCACCTGGATTTTCATCACTTTATTGGGGATACATGGCTAGGCAACTTAGTAAGAAATTTACAGACAGGGATCTGGCAATAGAGGTTAGAGATAACCTAGCTTTAGAGCTGTCACCTGGAATGAGATATCAAGACATGAAGGGTGATCTGATTTCCCCAATGTCAGCGTCTTTCGAGTTATTGAGGAATGGGATACCATCTGTGACCCTGGGAATAGGAGATACTTCCACAGATCAAACTGATGTAATAAAGACTCTGAAGGCTCTCTCTTCTAATTTCAAATTCTCTCTAGAGGATCTAATAAATGATCTCCTTGACGAGTATTCCCTGTTACCCCCTGAGGTGAAATCCCTACTCACCAACCTCAGCGGAAAACCAAGAGAGGCTAAATACCTTGTCAGATACCTAGGAAGGTACATGGGGTTGCCGGGAAGGATTGAATATGCACTTTTTCATAAGTTGGTGGCTGTAAGGAAATCCTTCAAACACAGGTTCATGTTCGCAGAGGACAATCCAGCGCTAGGAATAGAGGTAACGAGAAATGGGTTTCTCGCAAGCTATAGATCAGGATTAGATAGGGAAATCACAAACTCTTACATTTACAGGTTACACGAAGATTTACAGGAACTCCTCTAA
- the xpf gene encoding 3'-flap repair endonuclease Xpf, giving the protein MLRIYADTREKQSGIPDLLRDLGALVFLQQLSVGDYIVADGVAVERKNVFDLMNSVFDKRFFDQLERLREVYSKVFILVEGNLEGAKTITTKWKIFNSALITATVDYDVGVLYSLDKRESAEVLVTLARRYQERGVERKPISLHDKPKFESLDEMQLYLVQSLPNVGGKIALRLLTEFSTVRNICNSSIADLERVMKSRKKAELLYKIFNTKFSSNSDKKSASLTDFVEE; this is encoded by the coding sequence ATGCTGAGAATTTACGCCGATACTAGGGAGAAGCAATCTGGAATTCCTGACCTTTTACGCGATCTGGGTGCTTTAGTCTTCTTACAGCAGTTATCTGTTGGGGACTATATAGTAGCTGACGGGGTTGCAGTGGAAAGGAAAAATGTTTTTGACTTGATGAATTCTGTTTTTGACAAGAGATTTTTCGACCAACTGGAAAGGCTCAGGGAAGTCTACTCAAAGGTATTCATTCTTGTGGAGGGGAATTTGGAGGGAGCCAAGACAATTACAACTAAGTGGAAGATTTTCAACTCTGCCCTCATTACTGCCACTGTGGATTATGATGTTGGCGTCCTTTATTCTCTAGATAAGAGGGAATCTGCAGAAGTGTTGGTTACCCTGGCAAGAAGGTACCAGGAGAGGGGTGTAGAGAGAAAGCCTATTTCCCTTCATGACAAACCTAAGTTTGAAAGTTTAGATGAGATGCAGCTCTACCTCGTTCAATCTCTGCCCAACGTGGGAGGAAAGATAGCCCTAAGGTTGTTAACAGAATTTTCCACAGTAAGAAATATATGTAATTCTAGTATAGCAGACCTTGAGAGAGTAATGAAGAGCAGGAAAAAAGCGGAACTTCTGTATAAGATATTCAATACGAAGTTCTCTAGTAATTCAGATAAGAAGTCTGCGTCGCTGACAGATTTTGTAGAGGAATAA
- a CDS encoding prefoldin subunit beta gives MAERIPPELQTQLLKLQQLQSQLERLTYEKSVIEGELREVNEVLKELANIPQDSPVYKIVGNLLIKQDRNNVQNELNERKELLELKSRTYQKQEGLLRKQFEDLQKKVNELIQKYYPQGAPGASPPKA, from the coding sequence ATGGCAGAAAGAATTCCTCCTGAACTCCAAACCCAGCTTCTAAAATTACAACAATTACAAAGCCAGTTAGAGAGGCTGACCTATGAGAAGAGTGTTATTGAGGGCGAGTTAAGAGAGGTCAATGAGGTTTTGAAGGAACTAGCTAATATACCGCAGGACTCGCCTGTCTACAAGATTGTGGGCAACCTCCTAATTAAACAGGACAGAAATAACGTTCAAAACGAGCTTAACGAAAGGAAAGAATTACTTGAACTTAAGAGCAGGACATATCAAAAACAAGAAGGACTTCTCAGGAAACAGTTTGAGGATCTACAGAAAAAGGTCAATGAGTTAATTCAGAAGTACTATCCGCAGGGCGCACCAGGAGCTTCTCCTCCAAAGGCTTAA
- a CDS encoding HAD family hydrolase: protein MEEFNLFAGSKAILFDYDNTLVNSKPVFRKAIQAVSSDIYNFLKDNAQTLVSPELLEQKLLYISEKLDSEGVYDRNAWWVEVLKEIGINEVEKDQLFEWTSLYWSIAGETLPFEDAMDILTYLKQKGYKLGLVTNSDGEGGDKKSRISKFPYIDKFDIMIIGGENNVKPKPSIQPFILACEELKAKGNECVMVGDDPVKDCLAAKKAGLKSILVDRDRSVKYPELYADFVVSSLKELEEFL, encoded by the coding sequence ATGGAAGAATTCAACCTTTTTGCTGGCTCCAAGGCAATCCTATTTGATTACGATAATACGCTAGTTAACTCTAAACCTGTTTTCAGGAAGGCTATTCAAGCCGTTTCCTCGGATATTTACAATTTTCTAAAGGATAATGCACAAACACTTGTCTCTCCTGAGCTATTGGAGCAGAAGCTTCTCTACATCTCTGAGAAGCTCGACTCAGAGGGAGTTTATGATAGGAACGCCTGGTGGGTAGAGGTTCTGAAAGAGATTGGGATAAATGAGGTTGAGAAGGATCAGCTATTCGAATGGACTAGCCTCTACTGGTCAATCGCAGGAGAGACTCTTCCCTTCGAAGATGCGATGGATATTCTAACCTATCTCAAGCAGAAGGGGTATAAACTAGGCCTTGTTACCAATAGTGATGGTGAGGGTGGAGATAAGAAGTCTAGAATATCAAAGTTTCCCTATATTGATAAATTTGATATAATGATAATAGGTGGTGAAAATAATGTTAAGCCTAAACCCAGTATCCAGCCCTTCATTCTTGCCTGTGAGGAGCTAAAGGCTAAGGGAAACGAGTGCGTAATGGTTGGAGATGATCCAGTTAAAGATTGCTTAGCTGCCAAGAAGGCCGGACTTAAGAGCATACTTGTAGATCGGGATAGGTCCGTAAAATATCCTGAATTGTATGCTGATTTTGTAGTGTCAAGTTTAAAGGAGTTAGAGGAGTTCCTGTAA
- a CDS encoding elongation factor EF-2, translating to MPKYKTSEQVLSLMKDRTRVRNIGIIAHVDHGKTTTSDQLLAASGIISPKVAGEALALDYLSVEQQRGITVKAANVSLYHEVEGKGYVINLIDTPGHVDFSGRVTRSLRVLDGSIVVVDSVEGVMTQTETVLRQSLEERVRPILFVNKVDRLVKELKLGPQEMMQKLMDIIKEVNNLINIYAEPELKEKWAINPTLGNVVFGSAKDRWGFSIPMAQKKGINMKHVIDAYSTTDKTKINELASQVPINEALLDAVIKFVPNPVDAQKYRIPKIWKGDLDNELAKSMLNADPNGPVVMMITDMKVDPHAGLVATGRVFSGTIRPGSEVWLVNAKAPQKVLQVSIYMGQFRELADEIPAGNIAAVLGLERARSGETLIDIRYKDLQGSFEKLHYVSEPVVTIAVEPKNPKDLTKMIDALRKLSIEDPNLVVKINEETGEYLLSGMGFLHVEVSLQLLKDNYGVDVVTTPPIVVYRESVRNKSQVFEGKSPNKHNKFYISVEPLNDKTIELISNGTIKEDMDSKEMAKILRDQADWDYDEAKKIIAIDENVNVLIDATSGVQHLREIMDTMLQGYRLAMREGPLAHEPIRGVKVILHDATIHEDPAHRGPAQIYPAVRNAIFAAMLMSKPTLLEPLQKLDIRVPMEFVGNVTAVLSRKRGKVLNMTQSGSVARILAEIPVSESYELASDLRGSTGGRAFWGTEFSKWAPVPDSILTDVILKIRERKGLPKELPKVEDFLS from the coding sequence TTGCCCAAATATAAGACATCAGAACAAGTTTTGAGCCTAATGAAGGATAGGACAAGGGTAAGGAATATTGGTATCATTGCACACGTTGATCACGGTAAGACAACCACCAGCGACCAACTATTGGCTGCCTCAGGTATAATTTCACCTAAGGTAGCTGGAGAGGCATTAGCCCTGGACTATCTATCCGTAGAACAACAAAGGGGTATAACTGTTAAGGCAGCTAACGTAAGCTTGTACCACGAAGTTGAGGGTAAAGGTTACGTCATTAACCTGATTGATACTCCTGGACACGTTGATTTCAGCGGAAGGGTAACTAGAAGCCTCAGGGTGTTAGACGGATCCATCGTAGTGGTAGATTCTGTGGAAGGAGTAATGACACAAACTGAGACTGTGTTGAGGCAAAGCCTAGAGGAAAGGGTAAGGCCAATTCTGTTCGTTAATAAGGTGGACAGGCTGGTTAAGGAGTTGAAGTTAGGTCCTCAAGAAATGATGCAGAAGTTAATGGATATCATTAAGGAAGTAAACAATCTCATTAACATATATGCTGAGCCTGAACTAAAGGAGAAATGGGCCATTAATCCAACCTTGGGCAATGTGGTGTTTGGTTCGGCAAAGGACAGGTGGGGCTTTAGTATACCAATGGCTCAGAAAAAGGGCATCAACATGAAACATGTGATTGATGCCTATTCAACTACCGACAAGACAAAGATTAATGAATTAGCGTCTCAAGTACCCATAAACGAGGCACTTCTGGACGCAGTGATTAAGTTTGTACCAAATCCTGTGGACGCTCAGAAGTATAGAATTCCCAAGATATGGAAAGGCGACCTGGATAATGAGCTGGCAAAGTCCATGCTTAACGCGGATCCAAATGGTCCCGTCGTGATGATGATCACAGACATGAAGGTTGATCCACATGCAGGTCTGGTGGCGACAGGTAGGGTATTTTCCGGTACCATTAGGCCCGGTAGTGAGGTTTGGTTAGTCAATGCCAAGGCACCTCAGAAGGTCCTACAGGTCAGCATTTACATGGGTCAGTTTAGGGAGCTAGCAGATGAAATACCAGCAGGAAATATTGCTGCAGTGCTGGGCTTGGAAAGGGCCAGATCCGGTGAGACTCTCATAGACATTAGATATAAAGATCTTCAGGGAAGCTTTGAGAAGCTTCATTACGTCTCAGAGCCCGTGGTAACCATAGCAGTGGAGCCCAAGAATCCAAAGGACTTAACAAAAATGATTGATGCGCTAAGGAAGCTAAGTATTGAGGATCCTAACCTAGTGGTCAAGATTAATGAGGAGACCGGAGAGTATCTCCTCTCTGGAATGGGATTCCTACACGTTGAGGTCTCGTTACAGTTGCTAAAGGATAATTATGGCGTTGATGTAGTTACTACTCCACCAATCGTGGTGTATAGGGAGAGTGTAAGGAATAAGAGTCAGGTGTTTGAGGGTAAATCTCCCAACAAGCATAACAAGTTCTACATCAGTGTTGAACCGCTTAATGATAAGACGATTGAACTGATCTCTAACGGTACCATCAAGGAGGACATGGATTCTAAGGAGATGGCCAAGATTCTCAGGGATCAAGCAGACTGGGATTACGACGAGGCTAAGAAAATAATCGCTATTGATGAAAACGTTAATGTACTCATAGATGCCACGAGCGGTGTCCAGCATTTAAGGGAGATAATGGATACAATGCTCCAAGGTTATAGGTTGGCAATGAGAGAAGGGCCTTTAGCTCATGAACCTATCAGGGGAGTAAAGGTTATACTTCACGACGCTACCATACATGAAGATCCTGCACATAGGGGACCTGCCCAAATCTATCCGGCAGTGAGGAATGCCATATTTGCTGCAATGCTCATGTCTAAGCCAACACTCCTAGAGCCACTTCAGAAGCTTGATATAAGGGTTCCGATGGAATTTGTGGGTAACGTAACAGCGGTTCTAAGCAGAAAGAGGGGCAAAGTGCTTAATATGACTCAATCTGGAAGCGTCGCTAGGATACTTGCAGAGATCCCTGTGTCAGAGTCCTACGAGCTAGCCAGTGATCTAAGAGGCTCCACCGGCGGTAGAGCGTTCTGGGGAACCGAGTTCAGTAAATGGGCTCCAGTTCCAGATAGCATCCTTACTGATGTGATTCTGAAGATTAGAGAAAGAAAGGGTCTCCCCAAGGAACTGCCCAAGGTTGAGGACTTCCTGTCGTGA